From the genome of Pseudomonas sp. AB6, one region includes:
- the mksF gene encoding Mks condensin complex protein MksF has product MSQERYGIRRFALLNTAGYSLGLFPLEHPLSVYGANNLGKSASINALQFPILARMSDMSFGKYSLEQSRRFYFATDTSYILAEIALPHGPHVIGVVGRGPGGGFGHQFFAYAGKLDLAHYQKNDTCLRHKELFSNLESLGLKAYELKPDELRRLLVGGHTSIPLDLTLIPLRSTSEQSLKTFRALFINLLHMREITAAKLKQLFLDAFEHSLRSGSVDYIAACEEAFRDVRRMEQDYNALVLAGSLVESLSAGVKQREVLRGKLHRISPLLDSLLGTWQEYSSARKDELVIHAEHYRNEQDSLQNDQRGGTQELMRLEREISAIQRWVGELSVLKNRFALVNDVKILEQQLLAAKDAHDELAGALAQSRQFSTEDLEERLRDLEKRLKAVKQQLDHADNNSYARLREEFSQPDVERLMRLFNSTLFSLPLGEQGIALDDGDVWVKSLERILDSFKGERFEVPGLTINLSHIEPPALQALADRAALRDQKQRLEKELKQLKAQQAVASDRAASKTQAEALYQQVLDAQKALEDFRRSQTLSAEESEKLEQLAQMEAAQDELKRSSDAFTERVQQLSAKLQLVGRQIGDMETKQRTLDDALRRRQLLPADMPFGTPFMEAVDDSLENLLPLLNDYQDSWQSLQRTDNQIEALYAQIRLKGVAKFDSEDDMERRLHLLVNAYAHRQDEALTLGKARRAAVTDIARTLRNIRSDYDSLEHQLALFNREINKRQVSNLASFRIVLAPNKEALKHIDQIIHSAGQYEEGETLSVFDLSQSADQDNKNEEAKEYLARLVAANHNQLGLKDLFELAFEITKVNGPPVIHTDIDGAASNGTTMTIKALTNMYLLLHLMDRDQAGRISLPYYLDEAADIDEKNQAALLETSLQLGFVPILASVKPQVSAHIAIDLEGGSGPNGIYIDEADWKYIRRHDDVVNAVVDSEPELA; this is encoded by the coding sequence AGGAACGCTACGGCATACGCCGCTTTGCCCTGCTGAACACGGCCGGTTACAGCCTCGGCTTGTTCCCGCTGGAACACCCTCTGTCGGTGTATGGCGCGAATAATTTAGGGAAAAGTGCCTCAATCAACGCCCTGCAATTCCCGATTCTGGCACGCATGTCGGACATGAGCTTCGGCAAGTACAGCCTCGAACAATCTCGACGTTTTTACTTCGCTACCGACACCAGTTACATTCTGGCTGAAATCGCGCTTCCCCATGGCCCACACGTGATTGGCGTGGTCGGTCGCGGCCCGGGCGGAGGCTTCGGCCATCAGTTCTTCGCTTACGCCGGCAAGCTGGATCTGGCCCATTACCAAAAGAATGACACCTGCCTGCGGCACAAGGAGCTGTTCAGTAATCTGGAAAGCCTGGGCCTGAAAGCCTACGAATTGAAGCCCGATGAGCTGCGCCGTTTGCTGGTGGGCGGCCATACCTCGATCCCGCTGGACTTGACCCTGATCCCCTTACGCTCCACCAGCGAGCAGAGCTTGAAAACTTTCCGGGCACTGTTTATCAACCTGCTGCACATGCGCGAAATTACGGCAGCGAAACTCAAGCAGCTGTTTTTGGACGCCTTCGAACATAGCTTGCGCTCAGGCAGCGTCGATTACATCGCGGCGTGCGAAGAAGCCTTCCGCGACGTGCGCCGAATGGAACAGGATTACAACGCGCTGGTGCTGGCGGGTTCGTTGGTTGAATCGTTATCTGCGGGGGTTAAACAGCGGGAAGTATTGCGCGGGAAATTGCACCGTATTTCGCCGCTTCTCGATTCACTGCTAGGCACTTGGCAAGAATATTCCAGCGCGCGCAAAGACGAGCTGGTAATTCACGCCGAGCATTACCGCAATGAGCAAGATTCACTGCAGAACGATCAGCGCGGCGGCACCCAAGAGCTGATGCGCCTTGAACGTGAGATCAGCGCAATACAACGCTGGGTGGGCGAGCTGTCCGTGCTCAAGAACCGCTTTGCATTGGTTAACGACGTCAAGATACTGGAACAACAACTGCTGGCGGCTAAAGACGCCCACGATGAATTGGCTGGCGCGCTGGCCCAGTCTCGACAGTTCAGCACCGAGGATCTGGAAGAGCGTTTACGCGATCTGGAAAAACGCCTGAAGGCGGTGAAGCAACAGCTCGATCACGCGGATAACAATAGCTATGCACGCCTGCGCGAAGAGTTCTCGCAACCGGACGTCGAGCGCTTAATGCGCCTGTTCAACAGTACGTTGTTCAGCCTGCCGCTGGGCGAACAAGGCATTGCGCTGGATGATGGCGACGTGTGGGTCAAGTCACTGGAACGGATACTCGACAGCTTCAAAGGCGAGCGCTTCGAAGTGCCGGGCCTTACGATCAATCTGTCACACATTGAGCCTCCTGCGTTACAGGCCCTGGCTGATCGTGCGGCGTTACGTGATCAAAAACAGCGTCTTGAAAAAGAACTCAAGCAGCTGAAGGCTCAGCAGGCGGTCGCTTCTGACCGTGCTGCGAGCAAGACACAGGCCGAGGCGTTGTATCAACAGGTACTTGATGCACAGAAAGCGCTGGAAGATTTCCGCCGCAGCCAAACCCTGAGCGCCGAAGAATCGGAGAAGCTTGAGCAACTGGCGCAAATGGAAGCTGCCCAGGATGAATTGAAACGCTCAAGCGACGCCTTCACCGAACGCGTCCAGCAACTGTCCGCCAAGCTGCAATTGGTGGGTCGACAGATCGGCGACATGGAAACCAAACAGCGAACCCTGGACGACGCGCTACGTCGCCGTCAGTTGCTGCCTGCGGACATGCCTTTTGGTACGCCGTTTATGGAAGCGGTAGATGACTCGCTGGAAAACTTGCTGCCCCTGCTCAACGACTATCAGGACAGCTGGCAAAGTCTGCAGCGCACCGATAATCAGATTGAAGCGCTGTACGCTCAGATTCGGTTGAAGGGCGTTGCTAAGTTCGACAGTGAAGACGACATGGAGCGGCGGCTGCACTTGCTTGTTAACGCCTATGCACATCGCCAGGACGAAGCGCTCACCCTCGGCAAAGCCCGCCGAGCCGCCGTGACCGACATCGCCCGGACGTTACGTAATATCCGTAGCGACTACGACAGCCTGGAACACCAGTTGGCACTGTTTAACCGCGAGATAAACAAACGGCAGGTATCCAACCTCGCGAGCTTCCGTATCGTTCTTGCACCAAACAAAGAGGCGCTGAAACACATAGATCAGATCATCCACAGCGCTGGGCAATATGAAGAAGGCGAGACGTTGTCAGTGTTCGACCTGAGCCAAAGTGCCGATCAGGACAATAAGAATGAAGAAGCCAAGGAGTATCTGGCGCGGTTGGTGGCAGCGAACCACAACCAGTTGGGTTTGAAGGATTTGTTCGAGCTGGCGTTCGAGATCACCAAGGTCAACGGCCCCCCGGTGATCCATACCGACATCGACGGAGCAGCGTCTAACGGCACGACGATGACGATCAAGGCACTGACCAATATGTACCTGTTGCTGCATTTGATGGACCGCGATCAGGCCGGACGCATTAGTCTTCCGTACTACCTGGACGAAGCGGCAGACATCGATGAGAAGAATCAGGCCGCCTTGCTGGAAACCAGTTTGCAACTTGGCTTTGTACCGATCCTGGCCAGCGTAAAACCACAGGTCTCGGCGCATATCGCCATCGACCTTGAAGGCGGTAGCGGACCTAACGGGATCTACATTGATGAAGCAGATTGGAAGTACATACGTCGGCATGATGACGTTGTTAACGCAGTCGTTGATTCAGAACCGGAGCTGGCTTGA